The DNA region TACAGGGAGTAGAAGCGTTTGAGGCTTTTAATATACTTGCTAAAGAAGATATGAATTTAAATATACAGTCACATTATTTCAAAGATTATCCATTAGGTACAATAGTTAGTCAAGAGCCTAAAGGCGGAATGAGAGTAAAAAGAGGAAGAACTGTTTATTTAGTTGTAAATGTACCAGAACAGGCTTTGGTAAAAATGCCAGACCTTACAGGAAAATCCTATGATGATGCTGTTAGTATAATATCAAATGAAATTATCTCAAAAATACCTAGTGTTACAATACTTCCAAAACTAAATGATAATAATTCAGCTTATGATAATAATGTAGTATTGTCTCAAGTTCCTAATGCCAATGAAGTTATAGGAATTAATACAGAAATCATACTAACTGTTAATAACAAAACAGAGTAATATTTGTATTTTTTTATTATTTTATTATATTCTCTATATATAAAAATTATTAATTGCTAAAGAAATGTAGTTTATTTCCGATTTTTACGAATGGAAGAGGTGTATTGTGGAAAAACGAAAATGTGAATTTTGTCATAGCGATGAATATAAACCATATATAAAAACAGATTTAGTAAGTTATAGTAAGTGTTCAAATTGCGGACTTATATTTCAAGACCCTATTATCACTCAAGAGGAAATAGATGCTATATATGATGATAACTATTTTGAATATGAAGTAGCTAATCATGATAATTTTTTTGCATTGATACAGCTTGCTCTAAAAGATATAGGTTTTGAAAGAATAGAAAATGAACTTCCAAACAAAAATGTATTAGATATAGGCTGTGCTACTGGTATGACTCTTAATTATTTAAAGAGCAAAGGCTATGATACTACTGGAATAGAAATTTGTTCAGCTTCTGCAGAATATGCAAGAAAGCACTATAATTTAAATATTTATGAAAAGCCTCTTATAGATGTTGGTTTTCCTGACAATTATTTTTCTTTTATACATTTTTCTCATGTTATAGAGCATGTTCCAAATCCGGCAGATACTTTAAAAGAGATTTATAGAATACTTGCTAAAGGCGGTTATTTGGCTATTACTACTCCGAATGCTGATGGAATGTTTGCTAAAAAATATGGCGGTAATTGGAGAGCTGTGATGCCTCAGCATTTATGGCTATTTTCAAAACCTGTACTTTCAAATTATTTACAACAAGTTGGATTTAATATAATAAGTGATTTTTCTTGGGGAAGTATACCTATAGAGAAGAAACCTAATAAGATAGTAAAAAAGTTTTTTGATAAATTTGTTAAAAAATTTAACAAAGGCGATGTTATGCTTTTCTTATGCAAGAAGTAATTTAATAAAAGGAGACAAAAATGACTAATAGTAATCTTAATATCGACAAAAGTAATTATGAATTTGCCTTTGATGATTCTATTGACATAAGAGAAGTATATGACAAAATAGTTGATTCTAATAGTGATGACCAAACTTTATATGATGAACTTTTAAGATATTATGTTGTACCTGGAGTGCAGATATTGAAGTCTATATCAAAGAGAGAGGGTATAAAAGCTAGTAAAAATGTAAAATTTGACAAGATGACAGGTGTATATAGAAGTACTACTTATGGTTATGTTTCTTATAATGGATTAAAATCTGTATCAGTTATTCCTGTTATAAATGTTTCATATAAATGGAGAGGTGTATTAGTGCTTCCTCCGCAAAAAGAAGCAAAAAGGCAGCTTACTCTTGAAGAGATACAAATGATGGTTTCTGAGATACCTATAAAACTTATGGTTGATTATGATAAGATTGCTGAGGTTGTAGAACATAATATCAAAAATAATGAGGGTGTTTCATGTGTATTTGTTGAAGGAAGAAAGCCGGTTGATGGAAATGTTCAGAAGGTTGTTTTAGATTATGATTTATCTATAGGTACTGGAAAGAAATCTGAAGATGGTTCTATTGATTTTAAAGAAAGGAGTTTTGTACATAATATAGATGCTAATGTTCAAGTGGCACATTTTATTCCAGAGAAACCTGCTGTTGATGGCATAGATATATATAATGAAATTATTGATGCTCATTTTGATGAGGACCCTTGTTATAAGATTGGTAATAATCTCAAAGTTGATGAAGATGGTATTACTATAAGAAGTGCAATTAGGGGCATACTTGTAAACAGCAGTAATAATACTTTATCTGTCAGCGACACTGTTGAGATAGATAAGGTGGATTTATCTACTGGTAATATAGAAGTTGATGGGTCTGTTATTATTAAAGAAAATGTTACTCCTGGTTTTAGTATAAAAACAGAGGGCAATATAGAAGTTTATGGTAACATAGAAGATGCTAAAATAGATTGCGGAGGTAATTTAATTGTTTCCGGAGGTATTATTGGCGGACCTGACAGCGATATTAATATAAAAGGAAAAATTTATTCATCTTTTATTAGAAATGCTAAGATTATGTGTAAAGATGATGTTATAAGTCAGCAGATAGTTAATTCTGATATATCAAGCAGTAACAGAGTGATAGTATTAGAAGGTAAGGGTGTTATAATTGGCGGTTCTATTAAAGCATTGAATGGTGTTTGGGCTAGAAGTATTGGTGCTATAAGTGAATCAAAAACTACTATAATGGTTGGAAGAGACCCTGAAGCAGATGCTTTATTTAAAGAAATTACAAATACCCTAAAAACTAATAAAGAAGAAATTAGCAAGATTAAATCATTACTTGGCTCTGAATATTTTAGAGACCCAAGAGCATTCATAGCAAGAATAGCTCCAGATAAAAGAGAAGCTATAAAAGGAATATTAAAAAGAATTACTAATTTGATAAAAGAAACTAATGATTTAGAGCAAAAAAGAAATGAAATGTCTGAAGAGTTTGAAAGATTATCTGGAAGCAGTATTACTTCTATGGAAGGTTTTTTCCCAGGTGTTACTATATATATCTCTAATATAAGAAAATATATTTCAAATAAGATATCTGGTACAGAATATTTTTACTCTAAAGAAAAAAGAGATATTTCTGAAAAAGCTCCTAAACATTTAGATGAATCAGAGTATACAAGACCAAATAGTTAATCTTTTTTCATCATTTACAAATTTCTTTATTTTGTTTATAATATTTAATTATAATGATTAGGAATAGTATTATATGAAAATAAAAGATATTATAAAAGCTAGAGTATTAGTAATTGGTGATTTAATGTTAGATAGATTCACTTATGGGGACGTTATTAGAATATCTCCAGAAGCTCCTGTTCCTGTTTTGCATGTTAATCATGAAGAAAATTATTTAGGCGGTGCTGGAAATGTGGCAAGAAATATTGCTTCATTGTTAAACATGGAAGGAAGAGGCGATATAGGCATTATTGGTGTTATAGGAAATGATAAGTCATCAGAAACTATTATAGAAAGCATGCATAATTGGAATATATCTAATGCTGGTATTATAGTAGATGAAACTAGACCTACTATAACAAAAACTAGAATAGTTGCTGGCACTCAGCAAATAGTGAGAATAGATGAAGAGAATGTTGAGCCGTATTCAAAGGATATTTATAAAAAAATAGAGAAGGTTTTTGTAGATAAATTAAAAGAATATAATGTTGTTATTATAAGTGATTATGCTAAAGGAGTTATTACTAAAGAGTTAGCAAAAAAGATTATAGACACTTGCAACAAAAACAATGTACAAGTATTGGTTGATCCTGCTATAAAACATTTTTCTTATTATAAAAAGGCTACTTTAATGACTCCAAATTTAAAAGAAGCTGTAGAAGGCTCTGACAGCAAAATACCTTTTTATAATTTCAATACGGATTCTATAAATAAATTAGGAAATGATATAGTAAAAAAATTAAGTTTATCAAAGCTTATGATTACACTTGGTGCTAATGGTATGGCATTATTTGATAAGGATATACAAACATTTAAAGATGAAGTTTATATAATACCTACTAAGGCTAAAAGTGTATTTGATGTTTCTGGTGCGGGGGATACTGTTATATCGGTGCTTGGAATGTGTCTTTCTGTTGGTTTTTCTTTTAAAGAGGCATCTGAAATTGCTAATACGGCTGCTGGTGTTGTTGTTGGTAAAAGGGGTACTTCTACTTTAACTTTAGATGAGCTTATAAAAGCTTTATAAGGACTATGTATGAAAAAATTATTATTTTTAGTTATTATCTTATCTATATGGGTATTTGCATGTTTGCCAAAGCCTCCTATTGCTCCTGCAAAAACTGTTACAGAACTTGTGCTTGGCAAAGATATTTATGTGTATAAAGATGAGATAGTTGATTTAAATAGTCCAAAAATATATGAAGTTAATGGAGAATATTATTTTGGAGATTTTTATTATATTAAAAATAATACCGTTTATGCTATAGATGTTTCTAATTCTAGAATGGTTATAGCTAATGGAAGTAATATTAGTTCTTTTGATTTGGAATATAATAGTCTTGAAACTTCTAAAATATCTTTTATAGATAATAGCAGCAATGTATATATAACAGGATATAATTTGGCATATATTGGAGATATTACAATTACTAATGTATTAATGTCTCTTCCTTCAGAGGGACCATTAGTTGAAGGAAATGATGTGCCGGATTTAAAAACTTATATTATACAGGTAACTAATACTAATTATACTAAAGTAGGTCTTGTATCTTTAAACAAAATATCTCCAGAGGGTAAAACATTATATAGCATATCTTCTATAATAGATAATGAATACGAAAAGGTTATAAAGCTAATTTATTTAACTAATGATAAGTTTGCTGTATTAAAAAGAGATGATAAGAGAGTACCTATATTAGATGTATATAATATTAATACTGGAGCAAAAGAAAACAGATATATTTTAGATAATGTAGAGACTACAGATGAAGCTACTATGTCTTATAGGGAAATAGTAGATTGTAAATATATAACAGATAAAAATGTTTTAGCTATACTTACAATGAGTATAGAAAACGGCAAGCATAAAGAGGATATAATATTTACTACTTCTTTTGATAATTTTAATTTAAAAGAGGCATATAAGCTTGCATCGAGAGACAATGCTCTTGCGGTTGGAATGTCTGATAATGGCAGAGTGATATATACTGGTATGGATAATGGACTTTATTTTATTATAAAAACTAATCCATTTGTATCGCAGAACTTCAGTAAAGAATATTTGGGTACTGATGATTTTAATAAATTAAGAGGAATTAATATGTTTAATGACTCTATTTATGGATTTTTATTTGAAGATGGAAAAATAAAGTTTAATAATTTTTAAAACTTATTGAGCTTTTGAAAGTTTTCCTTCTGTTATAGAGTTATCAGTATTAGTAATAGTTAATGATAAATAATCTTTGTAAAAATCAAATGTGTAACTATTTCCATTTTTTTGTGCATTATATGTATCATCATTTACTTTAGTTAATTCTTCTTTTGCTATATCTACATTTTTATCATAAATGTTTCCGCCTTCCATCATTACATTAATAGAGTCATTGGCATTTATTGTTACTGTAGCAGTGTTAACAATTAATTGTCTTTCTGAACCTAGTGTTGTATTAACACTTCCTCTATATGTACCTTGATATTTACTTACGCCTGTATTATTTGTACATGAATATATAAAAATAGTGATAGATGAAATTATTAAAATTTTTTTTATTATTTTTTTCTATAAATAGATTACCTCATTTAATAAATACTTTTTGATAATTTAATATTTTTTTATAATTTCACAAAAACTAAATTGTTTTTTTGATATTTATCATATACTATAATAACAAATTTTAAAAGAGTGAAAATATGAATGATAATAATAAAAATAATATATTGGCTATTGTATCTTTAGTATTATTAAGTTTTGCTTTGGGTACTTGCGAGTTTATAGTAATAGGTGTTTTAACTGATATTGCAGAAAGCTTTAATGTGAGTGAGGTTATTGCTGGCGGATTAGTTTCTATGTTTGCTTTATCTTATTCTATATTTACTCCTTTTTCTGCTGCTATTGCGGGTAAGTTTAATAGATTTAATTTTATAATATTTGCAAGCATACTTTTTATTATTGGTAATTTTTTATGTTCTTTGGCCTTTGATTATAATTTTTTAATGATAATAAGAATATTTTTAGCAATTATTTCTGGGGCATTAATTTCTGTATCAATATCTTTTACTCCATATGTTGCTTCTAAAGAAAAAAGACCTATGGTTGTAGCTTGGATTTATTCTGGTTTTAGTATTGCTTCTATTTTTGGTGTTCCTATAGGCACTACTATAAGTTATAAATTTGGCTGGAGGGCTTCTTTTATTTTTATATCTGTTTTTAGTATTTTTATGCTTATAATGATGTTTATTTCTCTGCCAAAAAATACTGCTCAATATAAAATAAAGCTGCTTCATCAATTTGTTCTTTTTAAAGATATTCGATTTATATTAAGCACATTGACAATTCTTTTCGGAGCGGCTTCTTCTTATGTGCTTTATACTTATTTAAAACCTATATTTTTAAATTATGTTCATATAGATAATAAATATATTAGTGCTGCATTACTTATTTTTGGTATAACAGTTCTTTTTAGTAATTTACTTTCTGGAAAATTAGCAGAGCATAATGGAGTTTATAATTTAAGATTTATATTTATACTTCAGTTTATATGTATGATTGTTTTGCCGTTTGCTCTTAATAATTATATAACTTCTGCTGTAGTGATATTATGTATAGGTTTTTTAATGTATTTGATGAACTCTCCTGTACAATTAAATATTTTAGATTTTACTGAGAGAGATTATCCTTCTTGCATTACTTTAGCTTCTTCTAATAATTCTTTTTCATTTAATTTTGGTATAGCTTTAGGTTCATTTGTTGGAAGCAGCATATTTAATAGTTTTGGTCTTAAATGGGTTGGTTTTGGTGGAGCTGTATTATCTGTATTAGCTTTTATTAGTGTTGTGATGTTAAATAATTTTAATAAACAATGATTTTTATTATATGGAGTTCAAATTATGAGTAATTTATTTAAAATAATTTTTGTAGTTTTTGTTTTTATAGGCTGTACAAATAATAATACTTCAGTAAATAATATTATTAAATATAAAGGCACATATACTGCAAATGATATTACATATAATGGAAGTGCTATAGATGCTGTTGCTGCAATTACAGTTGAAGAGAGCGGAAAAGTTACTCTTGAAATAAAATGGTCTAATCAAACAATTAATTTTTATGCAGATGCTGATTTAGTAAAAGAACTATCAAGCACTAAGTTTGAAGTTAATAGTGCAGGTCAATATTTATCATTAGATTTTTCAAGTGGGCTTTTTTTTATTATATAATCAAGGTTCATACAATTATTCTGGTAATTTAACTAAGCAATAATTTTTTATAATAAAAAATAAAAATATTGATAATTAATTTTATTATAAATTATTATCAAGGGAATTATTTATGGGAAAATTATTAAAAATATTTTTTGTAGTTTTTCTTTTGATAGCATGCAGAAAAAATAATACTTCTTATTTAAGCGAGCTTGTTAATTATAAAGGCACATATTTAGGAGATGAAGTTATATTTAATAGCTTTTATGTAGATGCTGTTGTTAGTATAGATATTAATGATAATGGAGATGTTACAGTTGATATAACATTAAATAATGAAAATATTTATTTTTATACAGATTCTAATTATATGACAAAATTATCAGATAAAAAATATGAGATTCAAAGGGCTGATTATTATATTTTTTTGGATTTTTCAAATGGCTTTTATTTTGTATATAAAGAGATAGGTAAAGAAGTTTCTGGAAATTTAATTAAACAATAATTTGATTATAAAATAAAAAAATATTGACAATTTAATATTTATAATTTAATGTTAACATAATTAAAAAAATAGGATTAACAAATGAAAAGAATATTTGCAGTATTATCTTGTATTTTTATTTTAGCTTGTTCTAATAATATAAACAATAATGAAGTGATAAAGGTTACTGTTGGGGCGGAGCCTCAGAGTATAGACCCTTCATATTTATCTGCAATTGACAGTATGATTTATGCTGTGCATGTATTTGAGGGATTAGTAACAAAAGATAAAGAAGGCAATATTGTAGGAGGAGTTGCAGAGAGTTGGGAAGTTTCTCCTGATGGTTTAAATATTATATTTCATTTGAGAGATAATGCTAAATGGTCTGACGGTAAAAAAATTACTGCAGATGAGTTTGTATATTCTTTTAGAAGATTGGTTGATCCTAATACAGCTTCTTCTTATGGTTTTTTAGCTTCGCCAATTAAAAACGCTGATAAAATAATGGCCGGCAAACTTAGAAAGGAAGAGTTAGGAATTGAGGCAATAGATGAAAAAACTTTATTAATAAAATTCGAAACTCCAACAGCATATTTTTTGGAATTATTTTGCATACCTATATTTTCGCCATTAAGAGCTGACTATATTGAAGACAATGAGAAATGGACTTTTTATCCAAACACATATATAGGTAATGGTCCTTATAAGATGATAGAGAGAAAAGTAGATGAATCAATATCATTAGAGTTAAATACAAATTATTGGAATAAAGACAATATAGTTGCTAATAGAATAGATTTTATAATGCTTTCAGATGTATCAACAGCATACCCAGCATTAAAGGAAGGTTCATTACATTACTCATCAAGAATACAAAATAATGATATAGAACTTTTAAGAAAAGAAGGATATTTAGTTATAACTCCATCTTTAGGTACTGCTTATTATGCTGTAAATAATACAAATGAAGTTTTAAAAGATAAAAGAGTGCGTAAGGCATTGGCATTAGCAATAGACAGAAACTATATAGTAGAAAATATCACTAAAGGCGGAGAAGTACCTGCTGGAGCATTTATTCCATTTGGACTTAAAGATGTAAGTGGAGATTTTAGAGAAAACGGCGGAAATTATTTTAGCGTATCAAAAGAAGATTATGAGTCAAATATTAAAGAGGCAAAAAGACTTCTCGCTGAAGCGGGATACAGCAACGGAGTTAATTTTCCTGTTTTAGAGTTTAAAACAAATCCTGGAGCTGGAGTTACTATAGCTGAAGCGGTGCAGCAGATGTGGAAAGAAAATTTAAATGTAGATATGTCTATCACTCAAGAAGAATGGTCAGTTTTTCAAAAGAATAGACAAACAAGAAATTATACAGTATGTCGTGCAGATTGGATTGGTGATTATTTGGACCCTATGACTTTTGCTCAATTATTCACTTCAACAAGTGCAGGCAACAGAGTAGGATACAGCAACATTAATTATGACAGCCTTATAAAAGATGCACAGTCTACAATAGATAATAATAGAAGAATGAATAATATGCATATAGCAGAAGATATGCTTATAGGTGATGATATGGCTTTAATACCTTTATATTATTATACAGCACCTTCAATGAAAAGCCCTAAATTAAAAGATGTTGTAGTTGATACTTTGGAAATAAGAAGATTTTTTTATTCTTATTTACAATAAATAATAATATTTTTATAAAGCTATTATTTTAATATTCATCTATTAAATTGCTGTTTAATATGGTGCCTAATTCATATCTGTTATTATTGCTGATGTAATTATAAATATAAAATGTGAGATGATTATTTTTATAACTAGCCATTTTCTTTCCCAAATATAAAAGCCCATTCGCTGGTATAGAACTTAATATATGAACTTCTTTAATATTTTTATATGACACTATATCATTAAAAATAGAGTTTATTTCGCTTACAAATATGTCATAACATTTTTTATTTACTAAGCTTTTATCTGAGTTTTCTTGCAGCCTTATTTCATGTGTGATAGTTATAATGTTTGTGTATGAGTAATCAAAGCCTTTATTTATAATTAGATTTTCATTGTCTTTATAAACTTCTTCTATATTATCAACGTTAGACCTACCTGATAATATTATGCCTATTGGCTGATTTATATTTGATATTCTCAATTGTGTTGATTTGCTTTCTATAAAATTTGTTAATTCCGGGTCAGCAATATCAATATCTCTATATCCCCATACAAGTGAATCTTTTGGTTTTGGTAGAAAATCAAAATTATATTTATATTTTTCTAATATATATGCTATAGACACTAGTATGCTGTTTGGTGCTATTGCATAAAGTATAATTTTATCTTGCTTTGTGATATTTGCTTCTTCCAATTTTGATATTATTATATTTTTAAGTTTTTTTATAATATTATCATCTTTATATTTGTATATATTATATTCATTATTTAAGTCAATTTCTAAATCAACTTTTGGTATTTCTCCGAAGTTTTGAGAGACACCTCTTATAGAATGAAATATTTTAACATTTTTATTTTCAGCCATAAACATTACTCTTTTTTATATTAATTATATATTAGTATAATAAAAAATTATTTAAATTTATTATTATATTTTTCATAATCATAGATTAATATGATTTTTTGTATATACTTATATATTATATCGGAGTTATTCTACAATAAAAAAATATTTTCATATATATTTTTGTATTTTAAACAATATTTTGGAGATTTTTTATTATGAAAGATAAGGATTATTTAGAGTTATTATCTCAAAAGTACCCCACTATAGACGATGCTTCTGTTGAAATTATTAATTTAAAAGCTATATGCAAATTACCAAAGGGTACTGAGTATTTTTTAAGCGATATACATGGAGAATCTGAAGGCTTTGAATATTTAATAGGCACTTCATCTGGTGTTATAAAAGAGAAAATAGAAATATTATTTAGAAATACTTTAACAGAAAATGAGAGAATAGAACTTCAAATACTTATAGTAGATACAAAGAATATGATTAATAAAAAAGCATCTAAAGAAGATTTTAATGATTGGTGCAGAATAACTATATACAGACTTATTAGAATATGCAAGCTTGTTACTAGCAAATATACAAGGTCAAAGATTAGAAAGAAGATGCCTCAGAACTTTGCTTATATACTTGATGAACTTTTACAAACATCTGTTGAAGACAATAAAGAGAATTATTATTTTTCTATAATAGATTCTATAATAGATGTGTCGGCATCAGAAAAGTTTATTATGGCATTATGTGCTTTGATAAGAAAATGCAGTATAGACAGGCTTCATATTGTAGGTGATATTTATGACAGAGGACCTCACCCAGATAAGGTAATTGAGAGTATAATGAACTTTAATGAAGTTGACATGGCTTGGGGCAATCATGATATACATTGGCTTGGGGCTGCTAAGGGTAGTTTAATTTGTGTTGCTAATGCTGTTCGTTTGGCTGTGAGATATAATAATTTTGATTTGCTTGAATATAGTTATGGCATAAATTTAAGGGCTTTATCATCATTTGCTAATGAGGTTTATAAAGATGACCCTTGCGAAGTGTTTAAACCTAATACTCTAGATAAAAATATATATGATGAGGTTGATAAAGATTTAGCTTCAAAGATGCATAAGGCTATATCAATAATACAGTTTAAGTTGGAATGTCAGCTTATAAAAAGACACCCAAATTATGCTATGGACGAACGTATACTTCTTGATAAGATTGATTATAAAAAAGGTACTATTAATATTGACGGTAAAACCTATGAGCTTAAAGATAAAAACTTCCCAACAATAAATCCTAAAAACCCTTTTGAGCTTACAGAAGGAGAAAATACTTTAATACAGAGTTTAGCTTTTTCTTTTATCAATAGCCCAACACTTCAAAAGCATACTAATTATATTTATGCTAAAGGCGGAATATATAAAATATTTAATGGAAATCTTCTTTATCATGGATGCATACCTACAAAAGAAGACGGCAGTTTTGATGATGTATATATAGACGGACAATATTTATCTGGAAAGAGATATTTAAAGCAAGTTGAAGACAAGGTGCGTAAAGCATTTTACTGCGAAGTTGGAAGCGAAGAACAGCTTAATGCTTTGGATTATTGCTGGTATTTATGGTGCGGTCCAAAATCTCCATTATTCGGTAAAAATAAAATGACAACCTTTGAAAGATATTTTATAGAAGATAAAGAAACTCATAAAGAAAGTTATAATTCATATTATTATCATATAGACAAAAAAGATTATTGCGAGAGCATATTAAAAGAGTTTGATTTGGATATACATAAATCACATATAGTTAATGGGCATGTACCTGTAAAGACTCATAAAGGTGAAAGCCCAATTAAAGGCGGTGGAATACTTTTAGTAATAGACGGAGGACTTTCTAAGGCTTATCATAAAAGCACAGGCATAGGAGGCTACACTTTAATATCAAACTCCAATGCCATGATTATAGCAGAGCATAGACCTTTTGCTGAAGTAGTAGAATCTGGTTTTAGAATATCTCCAAAAACAACTATAGTAGATAGGTTTGTAACTAGAATTACAGTAGGTGAAACTGATATTGGTATTGGCTTAAACAAAAGAATAAGTGATTTGGAAGAATTACTCAATGCATATAGAAACGGTATAGTAAAAGAGAAGGTGAATTGATTTTAATATTAAAACAAATAATTTATATATATTGAGCGTTTAAATAATAAATATTATTTGAACAATAAATTTAATAAAGGATTATCATGGATATTAAAATTGTATATAAACAATGGAGACATAATCAAAGTCATGTAGACTATAAAACTAAAAATCAAATTATATTGGCACATGAACATTGGGATGATTTTGGATATCAAAATTTATATGAAGTACATTATGTTGATAATAATATGGAGTATTATTATCTTGGTGAAACTAAAATTATGTCAGTAAAATCTAATACTACTATAGAAAAAATATTAATAGAAAATGATTATAAATATTTAGATGATAGC from Brachyspira pilosicoli P43/6/78 includes:
- a CDS encoding PASTA domain-containing protein, which gives rise to MKELFKKIKSKFNNFYNAYIKKFMNKILPKGILTEDKSLLVIKRLIIFALFLFVLQGIIVSVVVFIVVKAGGESFVLPDVQGVEAFEAFNILAKEDMNLNIQSHYFKDYPLGTIVSQEPKGGMRVKRGRTVYLVVNVPEQALVKMPDLTGKSYDDAVSIISNEIISKIPSVTILPKLNDNNSAYDNNVVLSQVPNANEVIGINTEIILTVNNKTE
- a CDS encoding class I SAM-dependent methyltransferase; translation: MEKRKCEFCHSDEYKPYIKTDLVSYSKCSNCGLIFQDPIITQEEIDAIYDDNYFEYEVANHDNFFALIQLALKDIGFERIENELPNKNVLDIGCATGMTLNYLKSKGYDTTGIEICSASAEYARKHYNLNIYEKPLIDVGFPDNYFSFIHFSHVIEHVPNPADTLKEIYRILAKGGYLAITTPNADGMFAKKYGGNWRAVMPQHLWLFSKPVLSNYLQQVGFNIISDFSWGSIPIEKKPNKIVKKFFDKFVKKFNKGDVMLFLCKK
- a CDS encoding DUF342 domain-containing protein; its protein translation is MTNSNLNIDKSNYEFAFDDSIDIREVYDKIVDSNSDDQTLYDELLRYYVVPGVQILKSISKREGIKASKNVKFDKMTGVYRSTTYGYVSYNGLKSVSVIPVINVSYKWRGVLVLPPQKEAKRQLTLEEIQMMVSEIPIKLMVDYDKIAEVVEHNIKNNEGVSCVFVEGRKPVDGNVQKVVLDYDLSIGTGKKSEDGSIDFKERSFVHNIDANVQVAHFIPEKPAVDGIDIYNEIIDAHFDEDPCYKIGNNLKVDEDGITIRSAIRGILVNSSNNTLSVSDTVEIDKVDLSTGNIEVDGSVIIKENVTPGFSIKTEGNIEVYGNIEDAKIDCGGNLIVSGGIIGGPDSDINIKGKIYSSFIRNAKIMCKDDVISQQIVNSDISSSNRVIVLEGKGVIIGGSIKALNGVWARSIGAISESKTTIMVGRDPEADALFKEITNTLKTNKEEISKIKSLLGSEYFRDPRAFIARIAPDKREAIKGILKRITNLIKETNDLEQKRNEMSEEFERLSGSSITSMEGFFPGVTIYISNIRKYISNKISGTEYFYSKEKRDISEKAPKHLDESEYTRPNS
- the rfaE1 gene encoding D-glycero-beta-D-manno-heptose-7-phosphate kinase, with the translated sequence MKIKDIIKARVLVIGDLMLDRFTYGDVIRISPEAPVPVLHVNHEENYLGGAGNVARNIASLLNMEGRGDIGIIGVIGNDKSSETIIESMHNWNISNAGIIVDETRPTITKTRIVAGTQQIVRIDEENVEPYSKDIYKKIEKVFVDKLKEYNVVIISDYAKGVITKELAKKIIDTCNKNNVQVLVDPAIKHFSYYKKATLMTPNLKEAVEGSDSKIPFYNFNTDSINKLGNDIVKKLSLSKLMITLGANGMALFDKDIQTFKDEVYIIPTKAKSVFDVSGAGDTVISVLGMCLSVGFSFKEASEIANTAAGVVVGKRGTSTLTLDELIKAL
- a CDS encoding MFS transporter; this translates as MNDNNKNNILAIVSLVLLSFALGTCEFIVIGVLTDIAESFNVSEVIAGGLVSMFALSYSIFTPFSAAIAGKFNRFNFIIFASILFIIGNFLCSLAFDYNFLMIIRIFLAIISGALISVSISFTPYVASKEKRPMVVAWIYSGFSIASIFGVPIGTTISYKFGWRASFIFISVFSIFMLIMMFISLPKNTAQYKIKLLHQFVLFKDIRFILSTLTILFGAASSYVLYTYLKPIFLNYVHIDNKYISAALLIFGITVLFSNLLSGKLAEHNGVYNLRFIFILQFICMIVLPFALNNYITSAVVILCIGFLMYLMNSPVQLNILDFTERDYPSCITLASSNNSFSFNFGIALGSFVGSSIFNSFGLKWVGFGGAVLSVLAFISVVMLNNFNKQ
- a CDS encoding peptide ABC transporter substrate-binding protein, producing the protein MKRIFAVLSCIFILACSNNINNNEVIKVTVGAEPQSIDPSYLSAIDSMIYAVHVFEGLVTKDKEGNIVGGVAESWEVSPDGLNIIFHLRDNAKWSDGKKITADEFVYSFRRLVDPNTASSYGFLASPIKNADKIMAGKLRKEELGIEAIDEKTLLIKFETPTAYFLELFCIPIFSPLRADYIEDNEKWTFYPNTYIGNGPYKMIERKVDESISLELNTNYWNKDNIVANRIDFIMLSDVSTAYPALKEGSLHYSSRIQNNDIELLRKEGYLVITPSLGTAYYAVNNTNEVLKDKRVRKALALAIDRNYIVENITKGGEVPAGAFIPFGLKDVSGDFRENGGNYFSVSKEDYESNIKEAKRLLAEAGYSNGVNFPVLEFKTNPGAGVTIAEAVQQMWKENLNVDMSITQEEWSVFQKNRQTRNYTVCRADWIGDYLDPMTFAQLFTSTSAGNRVGYSNINYDSLIKDAQSTIDNNRRMNNMHIAEDMLIGDDMALIPLYYYTAPSMKSPKLKDVVVDTLEIRRFFYSYLQ
- a CDS encoding SAVED domain-containing protein — its product is MAENKNVKIFHSIRGVSQNFGEIPKVDLEIDLNNEYNIYKYKDDNIIKKLKNIIISKLEEANITKQDKIILYAIAPNSILVSIAYILEKYKYNFDFLPKPKDSLVWGYRDIDIADPELTNFIESKSTQLRISNINQPIGIILSGRSNVDNIEEVYKDNENLIINKGFDYSYTNIITITHEIRLQENSDKSLVNKKCYDIFVSEINSIFNDIVSYKNIKEVHILSSIPANGLLYLGKKMASYKNNHLTFYIYNYISNNNRYELGTILNSNLIDEY